In Bosea sp. ANAM02, a single genomic region encodes these proteins:
- a CDS encoding metallophosphoesterase, with the protein MKLWILSDLHLESVPFPGAFRPTPPDFDVLVSAGDIWSGDPKRGFETLRKLAGNKPVATVLGNHEYFKGEVESTIASARKLAKAAGVNLLEGNAVDIRGVRFVGCTLWTDYTLGGDLNLDAPTGEAISVSAGGAQRPLRISEVQVLHRRARERLSTLLEVDGNDPIVVVTHHAPHPACLRPAELGTWVGGNCASDLSELTDAGRAALWIFGHIHRNTDERRPGGTRLLSNPAGARFSNQAFDEHLVVDLDRKETA; encoded by the coding sequence TTGAAACTCTGGATCCTGTCCGACCTTCACCTTGAATCGGTGCCGTTCCCGGGTGCCTTCCGCCCAACGCCGCCAGATTTCGACGTGCTGGTCTCTGCAGGCGATATCTGGTCTGGCGATCCGAAGCGTGGCTTCGAGACATTGCGAAAGCTCGCCGGCAACAAGCCTGTTGCGACCGTCCTCGGCAATCACGAGTATTTCAAGGGTGAGGTCGAGAGCACGATCGCCTCGGCGAGGAAGCTCGCCAAGGCTGCTGGGGTCAATCTGCTCGAAGGCAATGCGGTCGATATTCGAGGCGTTCGCTTCGTCGGTTGCACGCTCTGGACCGACTACACGCTTGGCGGCGATCTCAACCTGGACGCCCCGACCGGCGAGGCGATCAGCGTCAGCGCCGGCGGCGCCCAACGGCCGCTCCGGATCAGCGAAGTGCAAGTGCTGCACCGTCGGGCGCGGGAACGCCTTTCCACCCTGCTTGAAGTGGATGGGAACGATCCCATCGTCGTGGTGACACACCACGCACCGCACCCGGCCTGCCTGAGACCCGCAGAGCTGGGAACCTGGGTCGGGGGAAACTGCGCATCGGATCTGTCTGAGCTGACGGATGCCGGCCGCGCAGCGCTCTGGATCTTCGGTCACATTCACCGAAATACCGACGAACGACGCCCTGGCGGTACGCGCCTCCTGTCGAACCCAGCCGGCGCTCGCTTCTCGAACCAGGCATTCGATGAGCACCTGGTCGTCGATTTGGATCGAAAAGAGACCGCTTAG